Below is a genomic region from Raphanus sativus cultivar WK10039 chromosome 4, ASM80110v3, whole genome shotgun sequence.
gTGACAAAGCATTATTGTGACAACACATCATTTTGTGGTGTTATTTTGTAGAcggtgagtttttttttgaaaaatattaataatttaacgacattgtttttctataatatttctcaactaatatatagaggatttacatTGATAGTATAAaggttataaaattatttagataaggtttttttgtcaaaatgttttaaaatggGAACAAGtgttttttaaacaattataaaacttttttttaaaatggaaaagtGTTATAAACAATAATGTACCGATTATTACTCCAATATCTGGAAAAAAATGTTACaactttaaaaatttgtaaaattttgattattttttatgtatatccACATTGAATTATTTCGTCCAATCTATCAGTTTCATATCTCTATTTTCGAATTTATTGTTCTTAAccaaaaaaaagcaaaataacACTATTCACtacacatatatacatttattagtCTGAATCCTGAATGATATAGTGAAAAGAGATATCACTGGGCCAATAAGAAACTTAATAAACAGGTTCAATTTGTGGAGACATCAAATATCTATTGAGTTTTCTTTGCATTCATAAGTATAATATGGATGATGGATATATTTCAGCATTTGATATATCAGAATTTTGAAATGGATTACAAAAATTTGTTCGTTATGATTAAAAAATCTAATGTTTGGCCAATTTTTGCAGTAAATTTAGAGAAGACATAAATTGTATAGATATGAATACAAAATAGATTTCAGATTCTTTAGTTAGAATTGCGAAATCTTATCCATAAAGATTTATGTTTTACTGgttattttattctaatttgGTCATTCAtaatatcaaagaaaaaaaaattgacaaactTGTCGATTTCAGTCAGGTATGACAACGCTTATTATTGAACAAGACACGTCATAACAATTTGACACGTCGTTTCTTAGATGTTTTGACATGTGTCAGATTTGGCCATGTCATCTGTCTCGATCACTCGTTTCTTTAGTCACCGTTATCCTCGTGAAAGCCACAAATTCTGGTCATGCATTTATTTTTAGGTCTGTGCACTCTCTAATAGTTTTCATTCAATTGATAGTAAAATAGAACAACATTAGTTAACAGCAGTTAACTGCAATTGGTTACTGGACTTATGTCTAGATTATTTGTTCCATTTTagccaaataaatatttacatttatgaTACGAATTACACAGTGGGGATGATTTCTTCCTGAAGCTTTTCCCTAATTCTGATAATTTTAGTTTGTCTTAGACTTGTGGTTCTTGTTGCAGTGCTCTAgcttgaaattttgtttttcaaataaGATTTACAAgagtataataatttatatataacaaactAAAACCGTTGGATATGaaaatttttaatatccaaaatttttGGTAACCACATAAATCAATATCTATTTtccagaaatatttttttttaaaaccgaaatttttttttttgaaaccgaAATTTTCCAGaaacttttgtttatttaaaacattCTCATCCTTGAAATATGATTCTCTTAAAGCCAAGTAATATGTGTGTTTGAATCAGAGATATCGAATggaaatgaaaaatatgaaatttcattTCATTAAGAGTAAGAAATAGGCaaaaacaaacaatattttCGTTAACTAATCTAAATGAAAAATACATGTGCTATGCGTGAGTTAGGCTAATTAATTTTTGCGAGTGGAATTAAAGAGgagaaaaactaatatatagaccttctaatctttttttttggtcagctctaatctttttattattttaataaaacttcaGTGTAAACAAAATAGGAacaatgcatttttatttttttaaatataataattctaTAGTAGAGTTGGGTTATATGTTAAAAGTACTTTATttcaaagtaaaaataaaataataaaaagaataaatatattactttatctatctataaaataatttttttttataaaaagttaaattcgaatttaaatattttactctaaattatattttagatcaAAAATTTGAATGAAATTGGAAATACTCTTATATACACCTAAAATAGAGGATATGTTATATAATAATCTTTTTTATAACTTAAAAAGAATAACCAATAAAACATATCTTTTTATGGATAAAACCTCGCAATTCTAGTTATATGATAATATGATAAGTAGGTTTTGGTGTTGATTTGCTTtctaacaaaataattttatcaatgtAGATATAAAGCATTTATACTTAGTGGAGTAATCCAAAATAATTCTATAAAAACTACCAAATAATTTGCCTAGTTCTAGTGTTCGTCCCTACATACTCAGGTTGACAATGAACTTAAATAATAATGGTTGCATCTCGTAGCTTCTTGGCCAATCAAAATTATAAGTTTGAGGTCTATGAAAGCCATTAATCTTTTCGTGCATGTAAATGAAATAAAACTGcaagttatattttatataatattaaaagggaaccatatataatatatgcatggtccctattcatttatttatattatgtcATTATCAAGCCAATAAATTTCAGATCATGCaacttatatatacatatccccCACATACACATCAAATCCCATCACACATATACGttttcaacaaacaaacaaattagATACATCATGAACCAAAATATGCTCCttaagaattattattttttgctatttttaaaaatattaaataaagaaaatatttaattaattaattaattttttctatgtttttgtttttagtaaATGATACACTATTCACTTGTCTACATTTTAAGGCATTTTTAATGCAGtaattaaaatctatttttttaataagcaAAATATCCAGAAATTCAATCCTCAAATACATTGTATAAATCATTTTCACTGATAACAAATTCATTTTGGATAAAAGAaagcaaatatatattatgatacTTTGTTAGATGCCAATAAAATATCATGTTTTCTatcttaattttgttttctatcttaTCTTAAAAAAATGCTTTCTCttaattttgtttatctatTTTCTTAGTTGAGAAATCCATGGAAATTTCTAatgaaatagaaagaaaaaaagcatacgttttaagttttttttaccaTATCTTTAAAGTTTGAAGAGCATTTTCTAAAATTACCAAAATCTAAGTAACAATTAAATAAGTgacaatttttttacaaaaagccAAAATGAAAAAGTGACAAAATATTTTGTATGGAACAAAAATGATTTAACATATGGACGAGTTCATCTTTTTTAATCAACTTATTaatatctttttcatttttttctacgTGAAAATACAATTGGTTAAAATATGTGTGTTTAAAGCATATTAACGTGTGTTACTTTTGAGATTCAATATAACTATTCAATTTATCCACGAGTCGTTATATTTCACTCGAAGTGACGTAATTATCCCATTCACACCCATATATACATCTCAAAATTTAATAGTCAATTTTATCTTTGATAAATAAGTCTAGTAACGGAATTATGAGAACCATCGTACGTAAAACTTATAAATGAGCTTGATTAATAAACACAGTCCCAGAACTAGTAATTAAACCCTAAAAGGAAGGGTAAATTAATCTACAGAACAAGCTGTCATCCTCCCAACTTACTTGCACAGCCTGTCGTTGCCCCCACTGGTCGTTCAAACTTCAAACTTCAATATCAATAAACATAATCGCATAACACCAAAAACTTACGTGGCACGTCTTGTTAATATATATGCACACACAATAACACATTTCTCTTCATCCTCTCCAAACTATTCATCTTCGCCAGAAACCGAGTCGACTCAGTGAGTCAGTCAACCCAAATGGGTATATGCATGTCGTACGAGTCGACACAGGTGGCCACGGCGAAGCTGATCTTGCAAGACGGAAGGATGATGGAGTTCACGACTCCGGTCAAAGTGGGTTACGTTCTGCAGAAGCATCCCATGTGTTTTATCTGTAACTCCGATGATATGGATTTTGACGACGCCGTGTCCGCCATTAGCGCCGACGAGGAGCTTCAGCTTGGACATCTTTACTTCGCTTTACCTCTCGGTTCGCTTCATCGGTCTCTTAAAGCGGAGGAGATGGCTGCATTGGCTGTTAAAGCTAGCTCTGCTCTTATGAGAAGCGGTGGTTCTTGCGGCCGAGATAAATGCCGGTGTCGCCGGAAATGTGTTTCTCCGGTTATCTTCTCTGCCCGGAGAGTTGCGGCGGCGGGATCTAACGGTCAGACGAGGAATGGGAAAAGAcgcggcggtggtggtggtagcGGAAGGAGGAAGTATGAGGTCAAGTTGAGTAAGATAGAAGAGTGAAGGGTAGATTGGGGTTTAAGTTATTATTAGGGGTTAATTTGTGAATATATAGTTATTAAGGGGTTGCAAAAATTGCATTTTAAAACGTGGGAAAAGTGATTGTACTTGGTTTACAATCATGTGATTGGATGATTTACGTCCATAATTTCAGAAAATTCCAAAAAAAcgcattattattatttttcttaaacagCCTCCTCGTCTTGGATAAAAGTTGCAATTCTATCATAACTGTTTTTGGAATGTTAGATTTTTGGCTCAACAATAATAGTGTTGATTCTTCAGGAAAAGATATAGTTATATGTGCGATGTAAGACTTTTATAATGTTAATACAATGTGCATCTGGATTGATTTTACTGATCATTACAAAGAAAGATTACAATCCCGACATCCttgaatataaaagaaaagtacTAAAAATATGAGAACTGTATTGTGAAGAGTCTGattcatctattttattaaaacagaaacattcggttggacctaacatttattttgtaagtttttaaattaaatacacttttatattttatagttaaacctacattaaatcactaatattcatttttttatactactattcatgtttccaaacaatatacttatttctttatactactatcaatgtttccaaacaatatatttttatactactatcaatgtttccaaacaatatatttttataaaataactaatatttttagtaattaatcttagttattaatttttgttattttatatctatcattttctctttaaaattttgtagaaacgtcataattcataaattacaaaataatgaactttaaaatttggattataagattacaaattatgaaactattacaatttaaatcaaatcagattacatatcggtcatccatcagttcaatcggttagtctcggatttttatgatttttttaatatgaatatttttaaaatctaaattgaattgtcagatcttcggaataaccggtataatcacaatcaggttggatttaaaaacactgatttaaatgcaaaaatattttaaatacactttttaaaaattactaaaatgtttgttaagttattaatgaaatttttcatcgtaaaatattccgcgcttccaaagcgcggatcaagatctattTCTATTGTTGTTTGTTTTGCACCTTTTGATCGGTTTGATATGCTTGTTTTGTTCGAACCACAATTGTCCGTTCAATCGGTTTGTTTATCAACGCATGTTCCTATGTTCCCATGTTACCATTAGAACCCCAAGTTTAATTGGATGATCCCTATCATTGTAATTAAGATGGGTATAGTGTAAACTAAGTGGCCCACAAATTTATGGATAGATAGACCATGTGACTGATCTCTTAACTAGTATGATGATTGGAAggtaaactaaaccaaaccatTTTTTAACAGAATACATCATGGATTAAACACCAAAACTAACAACGGAATTTGTAAAAGAATGccatttttttcaatttaacattttaaaggTTGGCATTTGGCATATAAACTGAGATTTTAATGATATAACCTTTCAAGCATCAACATATTGGTTTCTTCATAGGattatttgtgaaataaccaaaaaaaaagaaaaattagtttTGTAGAAATAGGGTAGAGAGAtataagaagagaaaagagacgAGATATAAGAAGAGAAATagggttgacaaaaaaaaagatataagaagagaaaagagacgAGAAAGTGTGAAATTggttaattagttaattttggaattttgtttAGTTATTAGGTGCAAATTTCATTTTCTcaaataacttattttataaaataccaTATATTTGAAGAACGGAAACAAAATTGGATCCCAACTTTATTATTCGAACCAAACTGAAAACTTAAACACAAACTAAGATTTGTAAATACTCTAACAAATCTTATATATCTAGAACATAAAAAAtcgaaagtaaaaaaaaaaactgaaccgaaaacAGAACACCTAAAGCTGCACTCACCATTTCATCAACATATCAACCGTGTTATTTTATTGCTGCAAGTTGCAACTTTTTCTTATCAATTTACACTCTTGAGATATCGCCTAAAGAACTGCCGAAAACACCACATCAATgttagatgtttttttttaatctgaaaCATTATCTCTCtttcaataaaatcatcaaaaatataatatcagaTTACATAAATGATATGAAGCTGCAATGTTTCTCAACAAAAAcctagttaaaatatttttattttggtttacatTAGATGGCATTCCCCAAGTTGAGTCATTTTATCCCTCATTCAACTAACTTTAGTTTAATTTTCAATGATAAAGAAAAGATATGGCAAGGGTTTTATCATtgcaatttttcaaaaatattgtaaaattattgtggtggtgagatttttttttttaatttgtatttctTAGTTGaggattttttttcattaaaacttTTGTTGAAAGTTTTAAAATGAATATTCTGATCCTGGAGGAGTTTACTCATTATAATCTCTGATCAATATGATATGGTAAAGAATTTAGTGAATACTTGGTGATAACAAATAGTGAAATATAATCCAAAACTTGTCAACCCTATTGCCAAAAACTtgattatacatttttattccAAGATTAAGATgaaaattagatatacatatacatatatttactattttcttgTATTACACAATATTAATCAAGCAAGTTGACATAAtgatttttcaaacaaaaaaaagttgacaTAATGATTTTCTGATTacgtaatatattataaaattggataaaatctattaattttaCACAATTAATAGAGATCAAAATTGagacaaatataaattttggaaCTTTATTAAAATTGTGTATAAATTCTCTTAAATAAGCTTGAGAATCCTAAGACGTTAAAAATCCTAGTAGAAACGTATCATATCAGTGTATATACTAATTTCTTTTGGTGTATGGCATTTCTATACTAACGCTAGTaagtttgtttcaaaaaaaaaagtttgtttcaAAATCCCTTAATTTTCAGTTACTTAGATAACATGACCTAATCCTTCTACGATTTCGTGTAATGTCTACGATACTCGGATACTCGCGATCTAATTCTAAAACTTTACACAAAAAAGTTCAGAGAAAGTCCGCATTTTCACGGTtgtaaatctatactattaaagcagatgcATGTTTATGAATTTACCTCTAAAATTtttaagtaattataaaaattgcCTATATTTTTTTTCAGCATTATTTacaaccaatcaaaagtcattattttgcaattatattAAAGAATATTTGATATAATCAAATTCTTagcctttttgaaaattttattttttaaatgtttgcaccatatctttccaaaaaatatttcacattattaattatttgaaagcatttattaactgaaacctcaaaataaaatcaagttaaaataaccaatgattaaatcaacaaaatcataatacgggtatGAATTATCCCAAAtccttaaaaaatagtttcatttaaaataaaaattaagtcacataaactaaatttaataaaattatagaaaatgttttgaaacgcacaaatgaatttttcaatacaagagtgttgaagaaataaaatattttatttaaattaaaaaaatagtgtaaaataagtttaacttcggtttaaataaatacaatCATATTACggattataattatttagattctttaaaaatttagtcatatttaaaataacaaaaataattcatataagtaaatttaaaataattttcataaaaaattaaaatatataatttttcagaaatcataatttttattacgtaaaataaatttacaacaaaaaaatataaagggcAGGTCAAAAATCTAGTAGTGCAATGAAAGATCACGTAGATTCAACCATTTGACTTAAAGTGACCCTACACTCTATGTGGTTAGGTCTGAAACGCATCACCCGACTTGGTCCCGTCTGATGCATTACGACAAAGTCGATTTCATGAGATTACGATGacatcttaatttatttttagttacagGCTTTCAgcttttggtttcggtttggattttggtttgttttagtaggaaaaaaatttgaacTCGAAAATATTCTTATTTAGGTATTGTTGAGTCCGACGAAAAGCTTCCAACTcgattttggttttagttttctaattaataaaatcagtcgatttgtatatataattttggttcggttcaaccAATTTGGTTTGGTCTGATTACGATATTTTTGGTCCACTTGTATATCTAATATCTATGAGAAGTGAAATGCTGGAAAATGATGAAGGGAAAAACAAAAGGGAGTGGGTGTAATAAGTTTGGAACAAGACTTTAATGAGACGGTACGTGCGGTGCCTAACCATCAGGGCCTACTTTTAAAAGCCcacttcttcttttgttttttagcatatgatagaaatataaaattggTTAATTTTAAGGGAAATTGCAATCTCTACCCACCACTTATCACTTAATTAGCTCAATACCCTAACTCCCCCCCTATGATACTTTTTTCTACAGAGATAAACTTGTCACATCATGTGTACTTACTTAATTTCACAATTCTTTTAGAGTTTTCAGCAAATTGACTCTAATTTTAAATGTGTAGGATATAGATATTATATTATCacattataatttattttaccaCACTATAATTGAAGGAGTagcaaatacatttttatataggGAGCACTTTAAAGTGTATTATTTGGAGAGAAAAAGTGTATTGTCACATAACATAACCCAAACAacatgaaaagaaagaaaggaaaaacaaaagaaatttagCAGAAattaaagataaagaaaaagagtttttgaccaaaaagaaaaagaaaagaaaaagagtttaCCTTCATAAAGCTATCCACAAAGTTTTTATTGAAAGCTATCCCGCGACTAAGACCATCCCCATCAAGGGTTCATGGAAAGGTTCACACacttcccaaaaaaaaaattattaaaataatgaacaGTGACGAACTTTGGGAGTTGGGGTTCGTCTGGATGAACCCGGGTCGTCACGAGTTCGCCACGTAGTGATTTTTTAGTGgtccgtttttcttttttgtaaaaaatggaaaaaataaaagaaaatgaaaaaaaaataaagttgtgAATCCCATGGGGGGTTCACTTTTGCTGATGCTCTAAAAGAGCTTTTGAGTTTGTTAACGCTTTATAGTATGATAACAATGGTGAATAGTTTCAAGAGTACATTAGATTCAGGGAAACACTATTTTACTCTTTCTATCacttaaaaatatcatttaacatttttatagtTACAAAAGAgagtattattttagaatttcaatgtaaattatacttattTCAATTCATTATTGTAAACTGCacctattttataaataattttattatcttaaatattattggtaaaataaatataattactaaaaacataaatgtatttaatttattttataaatatgtgttAAAATGTCAAATTAACAATTTTTAAGAAATGGAAAGAGTAACATTAGTGGTATTCAGCCATGTTCAAGATTATGATAAGTGTAACGCGTGTGATGTGCATAATGTCAAAACAACTAATCGAAAACCAAGCGtaaattagttaattatataaatgtatagAGTATTAGAGACAAATGTCTTATATTGGAAGTTGAAATTAGAAGTTGAAAGGGATCTTAAATAAGTATATAAGATATATGAATGAATCCACTTATCATCAATTGGTTTTATGTTAGAAGTACAtctaaaaagttttattttaaataaaataaatccaaacagtattaaaaaagtaaaagagtTTTACcagaaaaataaagataaaaaataaatagattttacATTCACAATGCTATCTACCAAAATTTTCTTTGAAAGTTTGCATATAATATCTCAGAATCAAGCTTTTGagtttgtttatgatttatagcATGATAAATAAGAACGGTGAATAATTTCAAATGTGCATTAGATTCATGGGGAGTGGAATAAAGAATATTTTCTAACTTTAATGGTGTTCAGTGAGGCATTAGTTCACTTTcatttcagtttttttcttggcttttcaatatttttatttaaacatattgattgttatttaaaatttattcgcTGGATGGTTGAATTTTGAAAGTTATTATATAACATAAATCCATCTAAGATGCTTTATTTTTCATAACATAAACCCAAACagtataaagaaaaagaaaaagtaagagAGTTTTATCAGaaaattaaagataaaaaataaatatattttacattcacAACGCTATCTACCAAAGTTTTCCTTGAAAGTTTGAATATAATATCCcacaaccaaaaaaaacttttgagtttgtttatgatttatagtATGATAAATAAGAACGGTGAATAATTTCAAATGTGCATTAGATTCATGGGGAGTGGAATAAAGaatattttctaacttgtatggTTTCAGTGAGGCATTAGTTCACTTTCATTTCagttgtttttggtttttcaatatttttatttaaacgaattgattgttatttaaaatttattcgcTAGGTGGTTGAATTTTGAAagttattatataaacaaaaaaaatattgcacTTGATCtttaattatttgatgttttagagatTTGTAATCGTTTAAATGTTTAATAACCTTTTGTAagatttattaacttttatttctcgtatattatatttcattgtCCATGTCAGCTTTCTTAGATACCATGAATATTTGGTATATGTCAACTTCGATCGGTCGAATCCAGTACACTACCTttaagaatggattccaaaagGTTAGCCTAGAccttttgaaattttgaaacatcaacATCCACTACAATGTATGACATTAGGTATAACACAAAAATGAGAGAGTACCGCATAGGTCTGTAAAACAGAAAGGGGCGAATTAGTAAAGTTGCAATATCAACACAAACACTAGAGATCTGTGCTCTTGAGTACTTATCTTGTTAAATTGATCTTTGATTGTATTTGTATAACACAAAAATGCATGTGTGTTGTATACGTAATCcttcatctatatatatatatatatatatcctatctATTCTTATGAATTTTGTTTGTATATAAGCACACAACCATGAAAATATTTGGCGAAGGCAAACCATAACCATGATGATAATTCGATAATACACACAATGGTAATATACCCATTCCTCGAGAGCTATAGAAAGATTAACAAAATCCAGCAGGAACAATTGGCAAAAATACAAGAATACTAACGAAAAAGGGAAATTTTATACCTGCCCAGAAGCTCTGGCTACATGTTCCCTCATGATCAGCACTTCCAATGTATAAAATGAAGAATCCGGAATCTTCTATTTAGCCACGCTCAGAATATCAAGTATTCTTATAGCCTCATCAACTCCTTCCAAGAATCTATAATTTTCATCAATCTCAGAGCAAGCTTAAGTTCTCTTCCATACTTCCAAGAATCTATAATTTTCATCAATCTCACTGGTTGTTGTCGTTTACGTTCATAAAGCTATATCCCCCAAGTTTTTATCGAAAGTTTGCATAATATGCCACAACTAGAAAAgcttttgtgtttgtttatgcTTTATAGTATGATAACAATGGTGAATAGTTTCAAATGTACATTAGATTCATGGGAGTGACAAAGAGTGTTTAATCCAGTAAAACCGAAATAGAAAAATAGTTTGAATTTGGTAGAGTACCAATATACAATGGATGTCATTTCTAAGAAACTACGGTATATGGATATGGTTTGGTATATAAACCAATTAAACCGTATAAAACCGATCAATTAAATTATAATggtataattatatgtaaattatataatatataataatatacataatatattttattgatatgatcATCATACTTAAAATgttgattttaataatttaatattttattttaagttcaattttttttatcaaactaaacaaaacataattgttacttttttaagttatttttttagtaaaattaaataaaacataattgttactttttttgttgataaatatGTGTGctaatatatagttatttaatagtattatggATAActaatatttctaatttttattctataaaactATTCAAGATCTCTAACACTTCAAACAAGACAGCAAATGTGTAAACCTTCTCTACTTACCGCTGGATCAGAATTGTTGCCTGAGCAAAGGGCCAAGTATAAGAGATCTAGAGGCTCAGAATGGTCGAAGGAATATTCTTGATGCTCATCTCCGTTCTGAACAGTACGATGTTCAAAAATGGAGTGGGTCCGTGTTAGTTGATTTCAAGTAACTCACTCTATTCTCTACAACGCAACCCCATTAAAGATCTGAAACggctaagaaaaaaaaaaccttattAGCAAACGCCAAAAGTCATACTATCGCTCGGTAAGCAAAAGACGGACAATGTAAGAAATAACCAACAAACAATATATTGTTGGGATTCAGTGAGCCCATATCCAGTTCTGTATTGTCTGATTATTATGATACTGTCTATTTTGGATTTTAGAGACCGGTCCGCATGAATATACTTTTGCACTCCTATCCAAAAGGCTTCGTACTAATCAAAGTTAGACATCTATttatctaattatatattagactttctttatctaattctccaatgtggAACTTGAATTGACATCTCTCATATATTGCACCTCATCATCAACCTACAAACagctatatatattcttaaaacaATGGTCAATAAAAACCGGTCGGAGCTACACGTTTCACGTTTCACTGGTTCTTAATGCATGCACTGATCAATATGTTTGTTATCGGTCGGACACaaacaatgctgatggtacagaAATAGATCTTGGTTATGTGAGCAATGCCTAACCACACCTTAGAGAAGCGTAGGGGATGGTATGGTAGAGAATTAAACGCTCTCTTACTCAAACATCTAATGTACGGATGAGAAAAGGTCAACTCTGTCGTCGCATTAAGTTAGCCTGCATCTAAGGCGGCTAGGAGAATCTGATTCTTTCTCAACCAAACACGGGACTTTTCAACCTGTTAACCAAGGAGAAACACCGAGGTTCATGTGTTGTTGACAAGTCTAGACGTTTTCCTCTGAGAGTGGATTTAGGTGAGCTCGAGATCTCCTCTGGGTGAGTGAACACAGCTGTTAACAGTAATGTCCAATTATTCTGATTATACAATACAagtatttaaa
It encodes:
- the LOC108834689 gene encoding uncharacterized protein LOC108834689 — encoded protein: MGICMSYESTQVATAKLILQDGRMMEFTTPVKVGYVLQKHPMCFICNSDDMDFDDAVSAISADEELQLGHLYFALPLGSLHRSLKAEEMAALAVKASSALMRSGGSCGRDKCRCRRKCVSPVIFSARRVAAAGSNGQTRNGKRRGGGGGSGRRKYEVKLSKIEE